A genomic window from Dama dama isolate Ldn47 chromosome 6, ASM3311817v1, whole genome shotgun sequence includes:
- the ENOPH1 gene encoding enolase-phosphatase E1 isoform X2 — protein sequence MGAARRAGVRPVALQDILFPYVKENVKEYLQTHWEEEECQQDVSLLRKQAEEDSHLDGAVPIPAASGNGADDPQWMIQAVVDNVYWQMSLDRKTTALKQLQGHMWRAAFKAGHMKAEFFEDVVPAVRKWREAGMKVYVYSSGSVEAQKLLFGHSTEGDILELVDGHFDTKIGHKVESESYRKIASSIGCSTNNILFLTDVSREASAAEEADVHVAVVVRPGNAGLTDDEKTHFSLITSFSELYLPSSA from the exons GACATTTTATTTCCTTAcgtcaaagaaaatgttaaagagtATCTGCAGACACATTGGGAAGAAGAGGAGTGCCAACAGGATGTCAGTCTTCTGAGGAAACAG GCTGAAGAGGACTCCCACCTGGATGGGGCTGTTCCGATCCCGGCAGCCTCTGGTAATGGGGCGGACGACCCGCAGTGGATGATCCAGGCCGTGGTGGATAACGTGTACTGGCAGATGTCGCTGGACCGGAAGACCACGGCGCTGAAGCAGCTGCAGGGCCACATGTGGAGGGCGGCATTCAAGGCGGGGCACATGAAAGCAGA GTTCTTTGAAGACGTGGTTCCGGCCGTCAGGAAGTGGCGAGAGGCTGGAATGAAGGTGTATGTCTATTCTTCAGGGAGCGTGGAAGCACAGAAACTATTATTTGGGCATTCTACAGAGGGAGATATTCTTGAG CTTGTGGATGGTCACTTTGATACCAAGATTGGACACAAAGTGGAGAGTGAGAGTTACCGAAAGATTGCCAGCAGCATTGGCTGTTCAACCAACAACATCTTGTTTCTGACGGATGTTTCCCGAG AGGCCAGCGCTGCTGAGGAGGCGGACGTGCATGTGGCCGTGGTGGTAAGACCGGGCAACGCAGGGTTAACTGATGATGAGAAGACCCACTTCAGCCTCATCACATCCTTCAGCGAACTGTACCTGCCTTCCTCAGCCTAG